One Saprospiraceae bacterium DNA window includes the following coding sequences:
- the fdhD gene encoding formate dehydrogenase accessory sulfurtransferase FdhD, producing MSYQAVKTVSIRKFNGADASEQPDVLAVEEPLEIRLEYGPAVERSTKSLSVTMRTPGADEDLARGFLFTEGIVREASDIVGVHAQPFSNILTVVLRSELHFEPGKLERHFYTTSSCGVCGKTSIEAVKTTANCATVSEKRHWEIRPDIVYSLPDTLRQAQRTFDATGGLHASALFDPEGNLLAIREDVGRHNALDKLIGHYLGQSIMPLDHHILLLSGRASFELLQKAAMAGMQVVCAVGAPSSLAVETAESFGITLIGFLRDNRFNVYAGGELVS from the coding sequence ATGTCATATCAGGCTGTCAAAACGGTTTCTATCAGAAAGTTCAACGGAGCTGACGCTTCGGAGCAACCCGATGTGCTCGCAGTGGAAGAGCCTTTGGAAATTCGTCTCGAATACGGCCCTGCCGTCGAACGCTCCACTAAAAGCCTTTCCGTCACCATGCGCACTCCCGGAGCGGACGAAGATTTGGCAAGGGGATTCCTGTTCACGGAAGGCATTGTGCGAGAAGCTTCCGACATCGTCGGCGTGCACGCGCAGCCATTCAGCAATATCCTGACAGTGGTGCTACGGTCCGAACTACATTTTGAGCCGGGCAAATTGGAGCGCCATTTCTACACGACTTCGAGCTGTGGCGTGTGTGGCAAGACCTCTATCGAGGCAGTGAAAACCACCGCAAACTGCGCAACCGTATCGGAGAAACGGCATTGGGAGATTCGCCCCGATATTGTCTATTCTTTGCCCGATACCTTGCGCCAAGCCCAGCGTACCTTTGATGCGACTGGTGGGCTTCACGCCTCGGCCTTGTTCGACCCGGAGGGGAATCTGCTGGCTATCCGGGAGGACGTGGGCCGGCACAATGCGCTGGACAAACTCATAGGCCACTACTTGGGGCAAAGCATCATGCCGCTCGACCATCACATTTTATTGCTGAGTGGGCGGGCGAGCTTCGAGCTGCTGCAAAAAGCGGCGATGGCAGGGATGCAAGTGGTGTGCGCAGTGGGCGCACCTTCCAGCTTGGCAGTGGAGACCGCCGAATCGTTTGGTATCACGCTTATCGGCTTTTTGCGCGACAATAGGTTCAATGTGTATGCGGGAGGCGAGTTGGTGAGTTGA
- a CDS encoding sigma-70 family RNA polymerase sigma factor, with protein sequence MGEAKQPEFTQLLRTHAGILHKIIRLYVDDPEDRRDLHQEMMYEAWRAYPSFRGAAAFSTWLYRVALNTALTFRRKSLRRVATTEIGAAAQLSAESPEPLSPQAELLYQAIRQLPEADRALISLHLDGYDNESIADITGLTKNHVAVKLHRIKTVLENRLKQQ encoded by the coding sequence ATGGGCGAAGCAAAACAACCAGAGTTTACTCAACTTTTGCGCACACACGCAGGCATCTTGCACAAAATCATCCGCCTCTATGTGGACGACCCGGAAGACCGCCGCGACCTGCATCAGGAAATGATGTATGAGGCTTGGCGGGCGTACCCGAGTTTTCGCGGTGCCGCGGCGTTCAGCACTTGGCTCTATCGGGTGGCGCTCAACACGGCGCTCACCTTTCGCCGCAAGTCGCTGCGCCGCGTCGCTACCACCGAAATTGGCGCCGCCGCTCAATTGTCGGCAGAATCGCCAGAACCGCTCAGCCCGCAAGCCGAACTGCTCTACCAAGCCATTCGCCAATTGCCGGAGGCCGACCGTGCGCTCATCTCGCTGCATCTGGATGGCTACGACAACGAGTCCATTGCCGACATCACTGGACTGACCAAAAATCACGTCGCCGTGAAATTGCATCGCATCAAAACCGTATTGGAAAATCGCCTAAAACAGCAATAA
- a CDS encoding TonB-dependent receptor: MRNTRAASLKIGYQHIPFSLLQNDAPQTLKPSNPQTFKPIQLLVTMSLNHKSIFTAIALLALSHVVIAQKDKVTGSVDIYKDFDAHLLESNKINLTPTLPPIDTTTQKQDYIVPARPLSLSYPTPKLRPIAMKSGKKDDTFNGYAKAGAGIPKQFWGELGYFFSAEDKFDGKAWFRHHSLNNSDNRENQRFFNNDFLLNGNVYLSQNLAVEGNVGYSYDRIHFYGYNSDTLSFSEERTRQDVKILDLGGRLFNKERSDMDLNFHIAPKFYLLNDYYANKETGLALDMGATKWFAEKHPLTFNIRTDNTTFEDTVKQKLNNIYLQPSFTFHSDIIRIKVGGNFASNRDEFTIFPDAELTLRLIGNGIQIFGGAGGDLRKNTYRTMLDYNPFNQVRGVTLRNTEYRNYYAGAKGDLGFLEYSGQFTYAEAKDLALFQTKFTPEGITRFQVVYDDATITNVQGTVKLNLFKQSLALIGTLSQNLTFEPANESKTWGLPQTEWNFNGVVSVLDGKAEVRGGLYIADGIWFKDIEGVSRQGDVLLDLNAGGNFYFSKNIGAFVNVNNILNNKRERWYNYPMVGLNFLVGLTARF; this comes from the coding sequence ATGCGCAACACGAGGGCCGCCAGTTTGAAAATAGGTTATCAGCATATTCCATTTTCGCTGCTCCAAAATGACGCGCCCCAAACCCTCAAACCCTCAAACCCTCAAACCTTCAAACCTATTCAACTACTTGTCACCATGTCACTCAATCATAAATCAATTTTCACCGCCATCGCACTGCTCGCCCTCAGTCACGTAGTCATTGCTCAAAAGGACAAAGTGACTGGCAGCGTGGACATCTACAAGGATTTCGACGCGCATCTGTTGGAATCCAACAAAATCAACCTCACCCCAACCCTGCCGCCCATTGACACCACCACCCAAAAGCAGGACTACATAGTGCCCGCCCGCCCGCTCTCGCTCTCATACCCCACGCCCAAACTGCGCCCCATCGCCATGAAATCTGGCAAAAAGGACGACACCTTCAATGGCTACGCAAAAGCCGGCGCAGGCATACCCAAGCAATTCTGGGGCGAGTTGGGCTATTTTTTTAGCGCGGAGGATAAGTTCGATGGCAAGGCGTGGTTCCGTCATCACAGTTTGAACAACAGCGACAACCGCGAAAACCAGCGTTTCTTCAACAATGATTTCTTGCTCAACGGCAACGTTTATCTGAGTCAGAACCTCGCCGTGGAAGGCAACGTGGGGTATAGCTACGACCGCATTCACTTTTACGGCTACAACTCCGACACGCTTTCTTTTTCGGAGGAGCGCACCCGGCAAGATGTCAAGATACTCGACCTCGGAGGCCGCCTTTTCAACAAGGAGCGCAGCGATATGGACTTGAATTTCCACATCGCGCCAAAGTTTTATTTGCTCAACGACTATTACGCCAACAAGGAAACAGGTCTTGCATTGGACATGGGTGCCACCAAGTGGTTTGCCGAAAAGCACCCACTCACATTCAACATCCGCACCGACAACACGACCTTCGAGGACACGGTGAAGCAAAAACTCAACAACATTTACCTCCAACCGTCTTTCACGTTTCATTCCGACATCATTCGCATAAAGGTCGGGGGCAACTTTGCCAGCAACCGCGACGAGTTCACTATTTTCCCCGACGCCGAGCTCACCTTGCGCCTCATTGGCAACGGCATTCAAATTTTCGGTGGCGCGGGCGGGGATTTGCGCAAAAACACCTATCGCACCATGTTGGATTACAACCCGTTCAACCAAGTGCGCGGCGTGACGCTTCGCAACACCGAATATCGCAACTACTATGCAGGGGCAAAAGGCGACCTCGGTTTCCTCGAATACTCCGGCCAGTTCACCTATGCCGAAGCCAAAGACTTGGCATTGTTCCAGACCAAATTCACCCCCGAAGGCATCACACGTTTTCAGGTAGTGTACGATGATGCCACCATCACCAACGTGCAGGGCACCGTGAAACTCAACCTCTTCAAGCAATCACTTGCGCTCATCGGCACCTTGAGCCAGAACCTCACCTTCGAGCCAGCAAACGAAAGCAAAACGTGGGGGCTTCCCCAGACCGAGTGGAATTTCAACGGCGTGGTCTCCGTGCTTGATGGCAAAGCCGAGGTGCGCGGCGGACTCTATATCGCCGATGGTATATGGTTCAAAGACATTGAGGGCGTGTCGCGTCAGGGCGATGTCTTGCTCGACCTCAACGCGGGAGGCAATTTCTATTTCTCAAAAAACATCGGCGCGTTTGTCAACGTGAACAACATACTCAACAACAAGCGCGAACGCTGGTACAATTACCCGATGGTCGGCCTCAACTTTTTGGTGGGCTTGACGGCACGGTTCTGA
- a CDS encoding tetratricopeptide repeat protein: MNLRKGISSFLLALFALALQAQQTTVYTEANLAYHRGVDFFNQHIYGLAQKEFKTAMTLLRPVNEPEWRFLKTEAELYHAKCAVRLDQPEAEKLALDFLRAHSPSPEASQAALEIGDYYFNQKEYDKAITYYEMAPGGSGSVRDEVEFKKGYSYFITKRFPQAKAEFARLKENTGSEWYYPANYYSGCCSFFEGRYDEALRSFQRCEKSDKYKAVVPYYIVQIYANKKQYDQVISYGASRAQDPNSKNRAEINLLVGQAYYEQGDYKKALPYLEYGVVNSPDLRHSDYYQLGYAQYRSGYYKEAIQNFEQLNKQDSLLGQNAYYHLGDCYLRTGNKFNARTAFGQAANLNYDKALREDALINYAKLCYELKFDRDAIDALQQFQPASRYYEEAQNLMSQVLLNTRDYDRAVGILENVKTRTPRVNAAYQIVTYNRGVQLYQNGQKDEARRYFNKSLDTPVDKRLSTLASFWMGAIANESEEWNISKQHIATFIGNAKNYNDLPEESSLFMGHYIQGYNHLKLNDHKMALANFKAAVDGFKKNISRIQSEKITKGVLGDAVLRAGDCHFKNKQYPDALAYYNEAVSKKYEGFEYAFYQKAIIRGLQGSLVDKAVALENLANQYPNSTYADDALFELGNTYLEMNRLSEATVPLRKLISDYRGRSPLIIQAYMQLGLISFRQGKYDVAADYYKQVFANNPDAAEAREAQVALKETYDEWGRPNDYITFMNTVPGYKISQGQQDSIVFQSAEYQFQNRRYKQAIDGFTNYLNQFSNRPNAIAAHYYRAESYASDEIKQYSLALTDYAAVVGRGPSKWYARSAERAAILALRVEKKPGQALEFARKWEESAPNDNARFQAQLIALEAAYKSGNNTVAVSEYANKVNTSPQAASEHLALSNFYLGKLAFDRQEYARAYPLLESAAENTTSEIMAEAYHHLGQILYRQRKYAEAEELITGRANKNSAGYDDWIARNLILLADVYNDQGDKSSASAALEAVLENYKGGDAGIMNTARQKYNQINSNTTPSPQPNSSQPKGSNFLEMEGGE, from the coding sequence ATGAACCTTCGCAAAGGTATCTCCTCCTTCCTGCTCGCGCTGTTCGCACTCGCGCTGCAAGCACAACAAACCACCGTCTATACCGAAGCCAATCTCGCCTATCATCGCGGCGTGGATTTTTTCAACCAACACATCTACGGGCTGGCCCAAAAAGAATTCAAAACCGCCATGACGCTGCTCCGCCCCGTGAATGAGCCGGAATGGAGGTTCCTCAAAACCGAAGCCGAGCTCTATCACGCCAAATGCGCCGTCCGCCTCGACCAGCCAGAGGCCGAGAAGCTCGCGCTTGATTTCCTGCGAGCACACTCGCCCTCGCCAGAGGCCAGCCAAGCCGCCCTCGAAATCGGCGACTACTACTTCAACCAAAAAGAATACGACAAAGCCATCACTTACTACGAAATGGCACCCGGCGGTAGCGGCAGCGTCCGCGATGAAGTAGAATTCAAAAAAGGGTACAGCTACTTCATCACCAAGCGATTCCCGCAGGCCAAGGCAGAGTTTGCCCGCTTGAAGGAAAACACCGGAAGCGAATGGTACTATCCCGCCAACTACTACTCTGGCTGCTGTTCGTTTTTTGAAGGCCGCTACGACGAGGCGCTCCGCTCGTTCCAGCGTTGCGAAAAAAGCGACAAATACAAAGCAGTGGTGCCTTACTACATCGTGCAGATTTACGCCAACAAGAAGCAGTACGACCAAGTGATTTCCTACGGCGCTTCCAGAGCGCAAGACCCCAACTCAAAAAATCGCGCGGAAATCAACCTGCTCGTCGGGCAAGCCTACTACGAGCAAGGCGACTACAAAAAAGCCTTGCCCTATCTCGAATACGGCGTGGTGAACTCCCCCGACCTCCGACATTCGGACTACTACCAACTCGGCTACGCCCAATATCGGAGCGGCTACTACAAAGAGGCCATCCAGAACTTTGAACAGCTTAACAAGCAAGACAGCTTGCTGGGGCAAAACGCCTACTACCACCTCGGCGACTGCTACCTGCGCACCGGCAACAAGTTCAACGCCCGCACCGCTTTCGGGCAAGCAGCCAACCTCAACTACGACAAAGCCCTGCGAGAAGACGCGCTCATCAACTACGCCAAACTGTGCTACGAACTCAAATTCGACCGCGATGCCATTGACGCATTGCAACAGTTTCAGCCCGCCTCCCGATACTACGAGGAGGCACAAAACCTGATGAGCCAAGTGCTGCTCAATACCCGCGACTACGACCGCGCCGTAGGCATTTTGGAAAATGTGAAAACCCGCACGCCGCGCGTCAACGCGGCGTATCAAATCGTCACCTACAATCGCGGGGTGCAGCTCTACCAGAATGGTCAAAAAGACGAAGCGCGTCGCTATTTCAACAAATCGCTCGACACGCCCGTGGACAAGCGCCTCTCCACCTTGGCCTCATTCTGGATGGGCGCCATCGCCAACGAGAGCGAAGAGTGGAACATCAGCAAACAACACATCGCCACCTTCATCGGCAACGCCAAAAACTACAACGACCTGCCTGAAGAGAGCAGCCTGTTCATGGGTCACTATATTCAAGGTTACAATCACCTCAAACTCAACGACCACAAAATGGCGCTTGCCAACTTCAAGGCCGCCGTGGATGGTTTCAAGAAAAACATCAGCAGAATCCAATCGGAGAAAATCACAAAAGGCGTGTTGGGCGATGCGGTGCTGCGCGCGGGCGACTGCCACTTCAAAAACAAACAGTACCCCGACGCGCTGGCTTACTACAACGAAGCAGTCAGCAAAAAATACGAAGGTTTTGAATACGCTTTTTATCAAAAAGCCATCATTCGCGGGCTGCAAGGCAGTTTGGTGGACAAAGCAGTGGCCCTCGAAAACCTCGCCAACCAGTACCCCAACAGCACCTATGCCGACGATGCCCTCTTCGAGCTGGGCAACACATATCTCGAAATGAACAGGCTCAGCGAGGCCACCGTGCCGCTGCGCAAACTCATCTCGGACTACCGCGGGCGCTCGCCCCTCATCATTCAAGCCTATATGCAGCTGGGGCTTATCTCATTCCGTCAAGGCAAATATGACGTGGCTGCCGATTACTACAAACAAGTGTTCGCCAACAACCCCGACGCGGCAGAGGCAAGAGAGGCACAAGTCGCCCTCAAAGAAACCTACGACGAATGGGGCCGACCCAACGACTACATCACCTTCATGAACACGGTGCCCGGCTACAAAATCAGCCAAGGCCAGCAGGACAGCATCGTGTTCCAGTCTGCCGAATACCAATTCCAAAACCGCCGCTACAAACAAGCCATTGACGGCTTCACCAATTACCTAAATCAATTCTCCAATCGCCCCAACGCTATCGCAGCGCACTATTATCGGGCAGAAAGCTATGCCTCCGACGAAATCAAGCAATACAGCTTGGCGCTTACCGACTATGCCGCCGTGGTGGGGCGTGGTCCGAGCAAATGGTACGCCCGCTCCGCCGAACGAGCCGCCATACTTGCGCTGCGCGTAGAGAAAAAACCCGGGCAAGCCCTTGAGTTTGCTCGCAAATGGGAAGAATCCGCACCCAACGACAACGCTCGCTTCCAAGCCCAGCTCATCGCGCTCGAAGCCGCCTACAAAAGCGGCAACAACACGGTGGCCGTCAGCGAATACGCCAACAAAGTAAATACCTCGCCGCAAGCAGCCTCCGAACATTTGGCCCTGTCCAATTTCTATCTCGGAAAATTGGCTTTCGACCGGCAAGAATACGCACGAGCCTATCCGCTACTCGAATCCGCCGCCGAGAACACCACCTCCGAAATCATGGCTGAGGCTTATCACCACTTGGGGCAAATCCTCTACCGCCAGCGCAAATACGCCGAAGCCGAAGAACTCATCACTGGCAGAGCCAACAAAAACAGCGCAGGCTACGACGACTGGATTGCACGCAACCTCATCCTGCTCGCCGACGTGTACAACGACCAAGGCGACAAAAGCAGCGCCTCAGCCGCGCTCGAAGCCGTGCTCGAAAACTACAAGGGCGGCGATGCAGGCATCATGAACACCGCTCGCCAGAAGTACAACCAAATCAACTCGAACACAACCCCTTCGCCGCAGCCCAACAGCTCGCAGCCCAAAGGCAGCAATTTCCTCGAAATGGAAGGCGGCGAATAA
- a CDS encoding NAAT family transporter produces MEFFLATLFSLFSIVDPPGAIPVYVAMTGDRPRPERNKIALMTSLYFLLILVSFFLAGSYILSFFGLTVHSLRIAGGMTLLISGFGLMSGRFTRRRGYDKEAEKQAEERTDIAFSPLAMPLLSGPGSISYLITQFSQHPEWSERSMILSAILAVTVLVWVCLRVAPFLFRVFGAGGLNAIARIMGFIVIAIGVQFIVDGLVHLVLEMR; encoded by the coding sequence ATGGAATTTTTCCTCGCCACGCTCTTCTCGCTCTTTTCCATTGTGGACCCGCCCGGCGCCATCCCTGTTTACGTCGCCATGACAGGCGACCGACCGCGCCCCGAACGCAACAAAATCGCGCTGATGACCAGCCTTTATTTCTTGCTGATTCTGGTCAGTTTTTTTCTGGCAGGCAGCTATATTCTCAGTTTCTTCGGCCTCACTGTGCACTCGCTGCGCATCGCTGGCGGCATGACGCTGCTCATCAGCGGTTTTGGCCTCATGTCGGGGCGCTTCACTCGCAGGCGCGGCTACGACAAAGAAGCGGAAAAACAGGCAGAGGAACGCACCGACATTGCTTTTTCGCCGCTCGCCATGCCGTTGTTGTCGGGGCCGGGCAGCATTTCATATCTCATCACGCAGTTCAGCCAGCACCCGGAGTGGAGCGAGCGTTCCATGATTTTGTCGGCGATACTGGCCGTCACGGTGTTGGTGTGGGTGTGTTTGCGCGTGGCGCCTTTCCTGTTCCGGGTGTTTGGCGCGGGTGGCCTCAATGCCATTGCCCGCATCATGGGTTTCATCGTCATTGCCATTGGGGTGCAGTTCATCGTGGATGGGTTGGTGCATTTGGTGCTTGAGATGCGATAA
- a CDS encoding lysophospholipid acyltransferase family protein, which translates to MNTDLSRLAQSKLARAKVTLDLDEYDRKLLTRNRGAVFVCNQLLPGLDEWVMLALLGEHAETVKIVYPYPTPPPKALKAIAIRPLRSKLTDRLLQVNFFKKIVKSVKKGEAVALPIDFSDNPLSHFGKNLLRQQILKQLRKAQQTIIPIHLQADHLPGGYLRKAIPGLPYQFTTEPVRINVRVGNAITPDDIASFSKTRLWGKFLQAKIFSLGSAFDVSPELFAQEKSERQQPIAAPVNPDMVAAEIEALPPACKITSRGQFDVFVAPFTALPNTIFEVARLRELTFRAAGEGTGKPRDLDEYDLYYLQLLIWDRTERKIAGGYRLGQGDLIFRRFGVNGFYINSLFKIKKGFYPILQDAVELGRSYVTPEYQKHRLPLFLLWKGILHFLLANPQYRYLYGPVSISKDYSDASKAIIVEFVRRFFFDKKLAALVEPRKPFRANIKSVDTRLLAEQLRGEFDALESLVETIEPAHFKVPVLFRQYLRQNAKFIAFNVDPNFADCLDGLMILDIAQLPSSTIEALQQEK; encoded by the coding sequence ATGAACACCGATTTATCGCGCCTCGCCCAGTCCAAGCTCGCCCGCGCCAAAGTCACGCTCGACCTCGATGAGTACGACCGCAAGTTGTTGACCAGAAATCGGGGCGCCGTGTTCGTTTGCAATCAGCTTTTGCCAGGGCTTGACGAGTGGGTGATGCTGGCACTCTTGGGCGAGCACGCCGAGACGGTGAAAATCGTGTACCCCTACCCTACCCCGCCGCCCAAGGCGCTGAAAGCCATAGCGATACGCCCTTTGCGAAGCAAGTTGACCGACCGGTTATTGCAGGTGAATTTTTTTAAAAAAATCGTCAAGTCGGTCAAAAAAGGTGAAGCGGTTGCCTTGCCGATTGACTTCTCCGACAACCCGCTGAGCCATTTTGGAAAAAATCTTTTGCGCCAGCAAATTCTCAAACAACTCCGCAAGGCGCAACAAACCATCATCCCCATCCACTTGCAGGCCGACCATCTGCCGGGTGGCTACTTGCGCAAGGCCATTCCCGGCCTGCCTTACCAGTTCACCACCGAGCCCGTGCGCATCAATGTCAGGGTGGGCAATGCCATCACGCCCGACGACATTGCCTCGTTTTCAAAGACGCGCTTGTGGGGCAAGTTTTTGCAGGCAAAAATCTTTTCGCTCGGCTCAGCCTTCGATGTCAGCCCCGAACTCTTCGCGCAAGAAAAATCGGAGCGCCAGCAGCCGATTGCAGCGCCTGTCAATCCTGATATGGTCGCCGCCGAAATCGAGGCATTGCCACCAGCCTGCAAAATCACCTCGCGCGGCCAGTTCGATGTGTTCGTCGCGCCGTTCACCGCCTTGCCCAACACCATATTCGAAGTTGCTCGACTGCGCGAGCTCACTTTTCGCGCCGCTGGCGAGGGCACGGGCAAGCCGCGCGACCTTGACGAATACGACCTCTATTATTTGCAGCTGTTGATTTGGGACCGCACGGAGCGGAAAATCGCAGGGGGATACCGATTGGGGCAGGGCGACCTCATTTTTCGCCGATTCGGGGTCAACGGCTTCTATATCAATAGCTTGTTCAAAATAAAAAAAGGGTTTTATCCCATCTTGCAAGATGCCGTGGAGCTGGGGCGCTCCTACGTCACGCCGGAATACCAAAAGCATCGGCTGCCGCTTTTTTTGCTCTGGAAGGGCATCCTGCATTTTTTGCTGGCCAACCCTCAATATCGCTACCTCTACGGCCCCGTCAGCATCAGCAAGGACTATTCTGACGCTTCCAAAGCGATTATCGTGGAGTTTGTGCGGCGCTTCTTTTTCGATAAAAAACTTGCCGCGCTGGTGGAGCCGCGCAAGCCCTTCAGGGCCAACATCAAATCGGTGGATACTCGTCTTTTGGCGGAACAGCTGCGCGGCGAGTTCGATGCGCTCGAAAGCCTCGTGGAAACCATAGAGCCCGCTCATTTCAAGGTGCCTGTGCTGTTCCGGCAGTATCTGCGCCAGAACGCGAAATTCATCGCCTTCAACGTGGACCCAAACTTTGCCGACTGCCTCGACGGGCTGATGATTCTCGACATCGCCCAACTGCCGTCGAGCACGATTGAAGCATTGCAACAGGAGAAATGA
- a CDS encoding FkbM family methyltransferase, with amino-acid sequence MENLTRRLAEVEQMARASKLRRLVSHPFKYLFGVGFRNLVYPFTQKGILVRARTFFGRDMHVALPAGTDIYLTGGKSHDSEIRLAKFIIDQLSSGDTFVDVGAHFGYFSLLASKLVGSNGRVFSFEASKNNFAVLRQNTQLSDNIRCFHKAVSDTSEPIQFFEFPVLFSEYNTLDATQFENEKWFAKHKPERNIVEALTLDEFVENEQLQPKIVKIDVEGAEYRVLQGMKKWLDTNRDGFIVMEYLSPERHNTQHKKAAEWMRQIGYGTFLLDKDGQLEKVEDLDNHLRLQNAESDNLIFKKTN; translated from the coding sequence ATGGAGAACCTAACAAGACGACTTGCCGAGGTGGAGCAAATGGCTCGCGCCTCGAAACTGCGGCGACTGGTGTCGCATCCCTTCAAATATCTTTTCGGCGTGGGATTCAGGAACCTCGTTTACCCTTTCACCCAGAAAGGCATCTTGGTGAGGGCGAGGACGTTCTTTGGCAGGGATATGCACGTTGCTTTGCCTGCTGGCACCGACATCTACCTGACCGGCGGGAAATCGCACGACTCCGAAATTCGACTGGCCAAGTTCATCATTGACCAATTGTCATCTGGCGACACCTTCGTGGACGTAGGGGCGCATTTTGGGTATTTTTCGCTTTTGGCCTCCAAATTAGTGGGAAGCAACGGGCGCGTTTTTTCGTTCGAGGCTTCAAAAAACAATTTCGCCGTCCTGCGCCAAAACACGCAGCTTAGCGACAATATCCGTTGCTTTCACAAAGCAGTGTCCGACACAAGCGAACCCATTCAGTTTTTTGAATTCCCAGTCTTGTTTTCTGAATACAACACGCTCGATGCAACCCAATTTGAAAACGAAAAATGGTTTGCAAAACATAAACCCGAAAGAAACATCGTGGAAGCACTAACTTTGGACGAGTTTGTGGAAAACGAGCAATTGCAGCCCAAAATCGTGAAAATTGACGTGGAAGGAGCGGAATACCGGGTGCTGCAAGGCATGAAAAAATGGCTCGACACCAATCGCGACGGCTTCATCGTGATGGAATATCTAAGCCCTGAAAGGCACAACACGCAACACAAAAAAGCCGCAGAGTGGATGCGACAGATAGGTTATGGAACCTTTTTGCTCGATAAAGATGGCCAGTTGGAAAAGGTGGAAGATTTGGACAATCATTTGCGGCTTCAAAACGCCGAGTCCGACAATCTGATTTTCAAAAAAACAAACTGA